In Polaribacter sp. L3A8, a genomic segment contains:
- a CDS encoding MgtC/SapB family protein: MTITDFTIRLLTALFAGLIIGFERQWHQKSAGLKTNMLVATGASIFVLLSFILKNDDTTIDVTRIIAQVITGIGFLGAGVIFREGVNVHGLGSAATIWCSAAIGCIAATGLYLETLICTLLVVLINSFITPLDNWLKDRKMK, encoded by the coding sequence ATGACAATTACAGATTTTACAATACGTCTTCTTACGGCATTATTTGCAGGATTAATCATAGGTTTTGAGCGTCAATGGCATCAAAAATCAGCTGGTTTAAAAACTAATATGCTCGTGGCAACAGGTGCTTCTATTTTTGTTTTATTATCATTTATTTTAAAAAATGATGATACAACAATAGATGTTACAAGAATTATTGCACAGGTAATAACAGGTATTGGTTTTTTAGGTGCAGGTGTTATTTTTAGAGAAGGCGTAAATGTACATGGATTGGGCTCTGCAGCCACCATTTGGTGTAGTGCCGCTATTGGTTGCATTGCTGCTACTGGCTTGTATTTAGAAACCTTAATTTGTACTTTATTAGTGGTTCTTATCAACTCTTTTATTACACCTTTAGATAATTGGCTAAAAGACCGAAAAATGAAGTAA
- a CDS encoding FAD-dependent oxidoreductase, which yields MTKYDVIVIGGGPMGLATAAELSNSNKQTLLVDKYGFINQNGSSAGLSRQFRLQYAQKYMAQLALDSIPYWNNLQKTTKDTLMDHVGSLWFGDPALSSQEGGIGAAMIVMDELNIPYKKLNASQIQDRFPFKSIPEIYHGFFQKDGGIIDLAATQKALLNICISAPNVTLLEHSPVTNIQSLENGNIIVSIDGVDFITEKLVLTPGAYINELLKYLGLSIDIDIWEMSSAYYKVIEDIKLPTWFVFQKPQATSLFYGFPEVDWAHPGYVRVAPDIPDAIIQDPSQRSRIPSQKSLELNEAWVRDHMDGLAPKSEFTATCIITLVKNSKEELYLDTLPSSIPNNKNIIVYTGGWAAKFVPLIGKILSDLVLTETTSYDISNFKIAYKTTN from the coding sequence ATGACAAAATATGATGTTATTGTTATTGGTGGTGGACCAATGGGGTTGGCTACAGCTGCAGAACTTTCTAATTCTAATAAACAAACTTTATTAGTAGATAAATATGGTTTTATCAATCAAAATGGAAGTTCAGCCGGATTATCGAGACAATTTAGATTGCAATATGCGCAAAAATATATGGCTCAATTAGCGCTAGATTCCATTCCGTATTGGAATAATTTACAAAAAACAACAAAAGATACACTTATGGATCATGTAGGTTCTTTGTGGTTTGGAGACCCTGCGTTGAGTTCTCAAGAAGGAGGAATAGGAGCTGCAATGATAGTAATGGATGAATTAAATATTCCGTATAAAAAATTAAATGCCTCACAAATACAAGATCGATTTCCTTTTAAATCTATTCCAGAAATTTATCATGGATTTTTTCAGAAAGATGGTGGTATTATAGATTTAGCTGCAACTCAAAAAGCATTACTCAATATTTGTATATCAGCACCAAATGTAACTTTATTAGAACATTCACCCGTAACTAATATTCAATCCTTAGAAAACGGAAATATCATTGTATCTATAGATGGAGTCGATTTTATTACAGAAAAATTAGTACTTACTCCAGGAGCTTATATTAATGAACTTTTAAAATATTTAGGATTATCAATAGACATTGATATTTGGGAAATGTCGTCTGCCTATTATAAAGTAATTGAAGACATAAAATTACCTACTTGGTTTGTTTTTCAGAAACCACAAGCAACAAGTTTGTTCTATGGTTTTCCAGAAGTAGATTGGGCGCATCCTGGGTATGTACGTGTGGCTCCAGATATTCCGGATGCCATAATTCAAGATCCATCACAGAGAAGCCGTATTCCTAGTCAAAAAAGTTTAGAATTAAATGAAGCTTGGGTAAGAGATCACATGGATGGTCTTGCACCAAAATCAGAATTTACGGCAACCTGTATCATTACATTGGTTAAAAATAGTAAAGAAGAATTGTACTTAGATACGCTTCCATCTTCAATACCAAACAACAAAAATATCATTGTATATACAGGTGGTTGGGCTGCAAAATTTGTTCCTTTAATAGGAAAAATCCTTTCAGACTTAGTTTTAACAGAAACAACATCTTATGATATTTCTAACTTTAAAATAGCGTATAAAACTACTAACTAA
- a CDS encoding flavin monoamine oxidase family protein translates to MNLKKQTFETNVPSNTEIEVAIIGAGVSGLYSAYRLTNDESTPLPANQVQIFEMGDRIGGRLESVELPGMTITGELGGMRYMTSQEIVTSLIENVFKDELNNIPFPMGNASQHFGYFRKQRLKMNAWEEAQNQGGVLETNYILNKNDEGYSADQLFNKIIYDVLMADPWFVSNYGSLVANPSKYEYTFKITRNQWNSIKPKLIYYFIGPYNGLKVNDIGFWNLIKDRVSQEGYTFLADAGGYFSNTINWNAAEAFPYMVGDFSNAGSEYKTIDGGYDLIAYAIAKGYLNNQGANIWMGNRLVTFKKQTTGTYKYELEFFNKETQSSWTLKANKIILAMPRRSLELLDQNNFFFNQDSQKVLQKNMASVIKEPSLKILMGFETPWWRTDFNTMAGHSITDLPLRQCYYFGKDPNDSHSLFLGSYNDMQTVTFWQALANSKREGGIFRKLFQPKATDKVAATAFSKRLLSNQATQVMVSEAMNQIKELHGRKEIPMPYVTWYKDWSMDPYGGGYHAWKANYNIANTMKYMRNPIAEESIYICGEAYSDQQGWVEGAFCVAERMLQSYFELKRPTWISSDYYLGW, encoded by the coding sequence ATGAACTTAAAAAAACAAACATTTGAAACGAATGTACCCAGCAACACAGAAATAGAAGTTGCTATTATTGGCGCCGGAGTATCTGGTTTATATTCGGCATATCGACTAACAAATGATGAAAGTACTCCGTTACCCGCAAACCAAGTACAAATATTTGAAATGGGAGATCGTATTGGAGGACGCTTAGAATCTGTAGAATTACCAGGAATGACCATTACAGGAGAGCTTGGTGGTATGCGCTATATGACATCACAAGAAATTGTTACCTCATTAATAGAAAATGTATTTAAAGACGAATTAAATAACATTCCATTTCCAATGGGAAATGCTTCGCAACATTTTGGCTATTTTAGAAAACAACGTTTAAAAATGAACGCTTGGGAAGAAGCACAAAACCAAGGTGGTGTCTTAGAAACCAATTATATATTAAATAAAAATGATGAAGGCTACAGTGCCGATCAATTATTTAATAAAATTATTTATGATGTATTAATGGCAGATCCATGGTTTGTAAGTAACTATGGTAGTCTTGTTGCTAACCCAAGCAAATATGAGTATACTTTTAAAATTACAAGAAACCAGTGGAATAGTATTAAACCCAAATTAATATACTATTTTATAGGACCTTATAATGGGTTAAAAGTAAATGATATTGGTTTTTGGAACCTAATTAAAGATAGAGTCTCACAAGAAGGATATACTTTTTTGGCAGATGCAGGCGGTTATTTTTCTAATACAATAAATTGGAATGCTGCAGAAGCTTTTCCGTATATGGTTGGAGATTTTTCTAACGCAGGATCAGAATACAAAACAATAGATGGCGGTTACGATCTAATAGCGTATGCTATTGCTAAAGGATATTTAAATAACCAAGGAGCCAATATTTGGATGGGAAATCGTTTGGTAACATTTAAAAAGCAAACTACGGGTACTTATAAGTACGAACTAGAATTTTTTAACAAAGAAACACAAAGTAGTTGGACGCTTAAGGCGAATAAAATTATACTTGCCATGCCTCGCAGATCTTTAGAATTGTTAGATCAAAACAACTTCTTTTTTAACCAAGATTCGCAAAAAGTATTACAAAAAAACATGGCTTCGGTAATAAAAGAACCTTCTCTTAAAATATTAATGGGTTTTGAAACGCCTTGGTGGAGAACAGATTTTAATACCATGGCAGGTCATTCTATTACAGATTTACCTTTACGTCAGTGTTATTATTTTGGTAAAGATCCAAACGACAGTCATTCTTTATTTTTAGGTAGTTATAATGATATGCAAACGGTTACTTTTTGGCAAGCTTTAGCCAACTCTAAAAGAGAAGGCGGAATCTTTAGAAAGTTATTTCAGCCAAAAGCAACCGATAAAGTTGCAGCAACAGCATTTAGCAAAAGACTTTTATCAAATCAGGCAACACAAGTTATGGTTTCTGAAGCGATGAATCAAATAAAAGAATTACATGGACGTAAAGAAATTCCGATGCCTTATGTAACTTGGTATAAAGACTGGAGTATGGATCCTTATGGAGGTGGTTATCATGCTTGGAAAGCAAATTATAATATTGCAAACACCATGAAATATATGAGAAACCCAATAGCAGAAGAATCAATTTATATCTGTGGAGAGGCGTATTCTGATCAACAAGGTTGGGTAGAAGGGGCATTTTGTGTTGCAGAAAGAATGTTACAAAGCTATTTTGAATTGAAAAGACCAACATGGATTTCTAGTGATTATTATTTAGGTTGGTAA
- a CDS encoding peroxidase, FMP-type: MSKQKEYSPAVLKLPADYGVLKQLEGTWVNHNPDNNTTGWGLHTTCMPSPGTNSETTPGKYHFLCEDYTEELTFTLVKGSVRNRGGANEQFAGAVEYKTAINDLNGNPLHAENGMYLWLSDVYNHPASVESVKTDIGQPELKPGDGANGPNFVPSYSVSRSGTIPHGSTILLFGKDEEKEGKPVFPSGTNTWEPGFLAISQSMGGADIPPDAPINLDKPAPAWVHDTSIPIKQPSSNKAYTQRILAHNLYPYSVRPDLRLRDALNSQEVKKHVLIEMNTTETGGPQGGVLNNPFVSRFAPVQEMKMRMWIETIVENGEEILQLQYEQIMFFQFQFGTDGGETRWPHIQINTLRKKK; this comes from the coding sequence ATGTCAAAACAAAAAGAATATTCTCCTGCCGTGTTAAAATTACCAGCAGATTATGGAGTATTAAAACAATTAGAAGGTACTTGGGTAAATCATAATCCAGATAACAATACTACGGGTTGGGGTTTGCATACTACTTGTATGCCTTCTCCAGGTACTAACTCAGAAACAACTCCTGGTAAATATCACTTTTTATGTGAAGATTATACCGAAGAGCTTACATTTACCTTGGTAAAAGGTAGTGTACGTAATAGAGGAGGAGCAAACGAACAGTTTGCAGGAGCAGTAGAATACAAAACAGCTATTAACGATTTAAATGGAAACCCGCTACATGCAGAAAATGGTATGTATTTGTGGTTGAGTGATGTATACAATCATCCTGCGAGTGTAGAATCTGTAAAAACAGACATTGGCCAACCTGAATTAAAACCAGGTGATGGTGCTAACGGCCCCAATTTTGTGCCGTCTTACTCCGTTTCTAGAAGTGGTACAATTCCGCATGGTAGTACTATTTTACTATTCGGAAAAGATGAAGAAAAAGAAGGGAAACCAGTGTTTCCTTCAGGCACAAATACTTGGGAACCTGGTTTTTTAGCAATTTCTCAGAGTATGGGTGGCGCAGACATACCGCCAGATGCTCCAATAAATTTAGACAAACCAGCACCTGCTTGGGTACATGACACCAGCATTCCAATAAAGCAACCAAGCTCTAACAAAGCTTATACACAACGTATTTTAGCTCATAATTTATACCCATATTCTGTAAGACCAGATTTACGATTGCGTGATGCTCTTAATAGTCAAGAAGTAAAAAAACATGTTCTTATAGAAATGAATACAACAGAAACTGGTGGTCCACAAGGTGGCGTTTTAAACAATCCTTTTGTATCTAGATTTGCTCCTGTTCAAGAAATGAAAATGAGAATGTGGATTGAAACGATTGTAGAAAACGGAGAAGAAATTCTTCAATTGCAATACGAACAGATTATGTTTTTTCAATTTCAATTTGGTACAGATGGTGGCGAAACACGCTGGCCACATATTCAAATAAATACACTACGTAAGAAAAAATAA
- a CDS encoding AraC family transcriptional regulator encodes MQILETYKPFEIQEIELTAWKQRPVKNNFFELVLVKSGEGTQCINYNEYKYSKGSIFLLPPLKCHSFTIEKPTKFVFLKFTDSFFKDANQIAIDRNEWFKEASYVLSNYNQLPGDIVKNDIDRTHLDCLLTMILKESHNYGKDSINLIINLMTCILEILIRNINKGRFFELPKHSDDRITNMLNYINKNIDKSELLKVENLADVFMMSPTYVSEFFKKQVNMPLREYIIKAKLKLVEIRLLNSNFTLTQIAENLGFTDVSHLSKTFKRYEGVSIREFKKNGEYMLLKRSTCVS; translated from the coding sequence ATGCAAATATTAGAAACATATAAACCTTTTGAAATACAAGAGATAGAATTAACAGCATGGAAACAACGCCCTGTTAAAAATAACTTTTTCGAATTGGTTTTAGTAAAATCTGGTGAAGGTACACAATGCATCAACTATAATGAATACAAGTATAGTAAAGGAAGTATTTTTTTATTACCTCCTTTAAAATGTCATTCTTTTACCATAGAAAAACCTACTAAATTTGTTTTCTTAAAATTTACAGATTCCTTTTTTAAAGATGCAAATCAAATAGCCATAGATAGAAATGAGTGGTTTAAAGAAGCGTCTTATGTTTTATCGAATTATAATCAACTACCCGGAGATATTGTTAAAAATGATATCGATAGAACTCATTTAGATTGTTTATTAACCATGATTTTAAAGGAATCTCATAATTACGGCAAGGATTCTATCAATCTTATTATCAACTTAATGACCTGTATTTTAGAAATACTTATTAGAAATATTAATAAAGGTCGTTTTTTTGAACTTCCTAAGCATTCTGATGACCGTATTACCAATATGCTGAATTATATCAATAAAAACATTGACAAAAGTGAACTTTTAAAGGTTGAAAATTTAGCGGATGTTTTTATGATGTCTCCTACTTATGTTAGCGAATTTTTTAAGAAACAAGTAAACATGCCTTTAAGAGAATACATTATAAAAGCGAAACTTAAATTGGTAGAAATTCGTTTGTTAAATTCTAATTTCACCTTAACTCAAATTGCAGAAAATTTAGGTTTTACAGATGTAAGTCACCTTTCTAAAACCTTTAAACGTTATGAAGGAGTATCGATACGTGAGTTTAAAAAAAATGGAGAATACATGCTTTTAAAACGCAGCACTTGTGTTAGTTAA
- a CDS encoding NAD(P)H-dependent oxidoreductase: MSTPNIAKEDILNAFNFRHATKEFDATKKVSDQDIKFILETARLSPSSFGFEPWHFVVVQDKELRELLKPVAWGAPLKLDTASHFVLGLSMKAPMVKHDADYIMHMMKGVKKLPQEVIEMYSKFYREFQERDFDLDTDKKLFDWASKQTYIALGNMMTAAALIGIDSCPIEGFHQEKAEALLKEKFGIDTDKYGLSFMTAFGYRKTDPEFGKSRRNFEDIVTFK, encoded by the coding sequence ATGAGCACACCAAACATTGCAAAAGAAGACATCCTTAATGCGTTTAACTTTAGACATGCAACAAAAGAATTTGATGCTACTAAAAAAGTTTCAGATCAAGACATAAAATTTATTTTAGAAACAGCACGTTTATCACCAAGTTCTTTTGGTTTTGAACCTTGGCACTTTGTAGTTGTACAAGACAAAGAATTACGTGAATTATTAAAACCTGTAGCTTGGGGAGCGCCTTTAAAATTAGATACTGCAAGTCATTTTGTACTAGGTTTAAGTATGAAAGCACCCATGGTAAAACACGATGCTGATTACATTATGCACATGATGAAAGGTGTAAAAAAATTACCACAAGAAGTTATTGAAATGTATTCTAAATTTTATAGAGAGTTTCAAGAACGTGATTTTGATTTAGATACAGACAAAAAATTATTTGATTGGGCTTCTAAACAAACTTATATTGCTTTGGGTAATATGATGACTGCCGCAGCTTTAATAGGAATTGATTCTTGTCCTATTGAGGGATTTCATCAAGAAAAAGCAGAAGCATTATTAAAAGAAAAATTTGGTATTGATACCGATAAGTATGGATTATCATTTATGACTGCTTTTGGATATAGAAAAACAGATCCAGAATTTGGTAAATCAAGAAGAAATTTTGAAGATATCGTTACCTTTAAGTAA
- a CDS encoding sensor histidine kinase translates to MKFINIKKLLLFFIPLAVITYSIINNYYTIITENQLEIIKNGAANDLNSKGILINDMYKYLATDIDIIHWEFNKDFAQDIQPDKNKLKDFFLHLSTLQTTYDQVRFIDTLGHEIIRVDFDSINSVKIKDFDKLQDKSNRYYFKNAKKLEKGDIYFSNIDLNMEYGKIEVPYNPVLRVAKKVYTSNGTWNGLIVINYFMNDLFYKLNTQNNLKYASFELKTEEGFSLISEGNHKDFSHITSASDSLALYNTHKELWSKIEKESTGSYASKDVIYLFNKLTIDNNSTKNKHDKDQKALILINKIDLDKVQDSQFIYIIYKWISFTIITFLILLVLIGIQYYNNKLHVQNKSLLGKNDELENLKNKLQETLSIKLDELKLTERKFYSIFNNAGIGITLIDLKGKPVFTNKKLLDVLGYSESELKQMTFADFTHPDDLESDMIQFNKLIKREIDSYNIEKRYVRKDQSVIWGDLNVSLLLNKENEIINVIGAVSDITERKDAQRETRNLKKVIKSLDYIAKVLQIDSVENISEINESINLVKYIEKQSEDILKANKAREELLTNLEHKNSELNNYAHIVSHDLKSPLRSIYTLLNWIQEEPENTLTEESKMYSQLILDNLEKMESLITGILSYSSIDDDKMAEYDINTHDLVNEIVKLILVPKSIEIKIDANLPIIKGNKHRILQVFQNLIQNAIKSITNETGQIEIGVKETPEFWEFYVKDSGKGIEEKYFKKIFELFQSIDDSETKSGIGLSIVKKVIHFYKGKVWVESEVAKGTTFYFTLPKTSNL, encoded by the coding sequence ATGAAATTTATAAATATTAAAAAACTACTCCTTTTTTTCATCCCATTAGCTGTAATAACGTATTCAATTATCAATAATTATTATACGATTATTACCGAAAATCAATTGGAGATTATAAAAAATGGAGCAGCTAATGATTTAAATTCTAAAGGAATTTTAATTAATGATATGTATAAATATCTTGCCACGGATATTGATATTATTCACTGGGAATTTAATAAGGACTTTGCGCAAGATATACAGCCAGATAAAAACAAGTTAAAAGACTTTTTTCTTCATTTATCAACCTTACAAACCACTTACGATCAAGTACGATTTATAGATACTTTAGGGCATGAAATTATTCGTGTTGATTTTGACAGCATTAATTCTGTAAAAATTAAAGATTTTGATAAGTTACAAGATAAAAGTAATCGCTATTATTTTAAGAATGCAAAAAAACTAGAAAAAGGTGATATCTATTTTTCTAATATTGATTTAAATATGGAATATGGAAAAATTGAAGTTCCGTATAACCCCGTATTAAGAGTCGCTAAAAAAGTATATACTTCTAACGGAACGTGGAATGGTTTAATAGTCATCAATTATTTTATGAATGATTTGTTTTATAAACTAAATACACAAAATAACTTAAAATATGCTTCTTTTGAATTAAAAACCGAAGAAGGATTTAGTTTAATTTCGGAAGGTAATCATAAAGATTTTAGTCATATTACATCTGCGTCAGACAGTTTGGCGTTGTATAATACTCATAAAGAATTATGGAGTAAAATTGAGAAAGAATCTACTGGTAGCTATGCTTCTAAAGATGTTATTTATCTATTTAATAAATTAACCATAGATAACAATAGCACAAAAAATAAGCACGACAAAGACCAAAAAGCACTAATATTAATTAATAAAATAGATTTAGATAAGGTACAAGATTCTCAATTTATTTACATTATTTACAAATGGATTTCGTTTACGATTATAACATTTTTAATTCTATTGGTTTTAATTGGTATTCAATATTACAACAACAAACTACATGTTCAAAATAAATCGTTATTAGGTAAAAATGATGAATTAGAAAATTTAAAAAATAAACTGCAAGAAACTTTAAGTATTAAACTTGATGAATTAAAATTGACCGAAAGAAAGTTTTATTCAATTTTTAATAATGCAGGTATCGGAATTACGTTAATAGATTTAAAAGGAAAACCCGTATTTACAAATAAAAAATTGTTAGACGTTTTAGGGTATTCAGAAAGTGAACTAAAACAAATGACCTTTGCTGATTTTACACATCCAGATGATTTAGAATCTGATATGATTCAATTTAATAAACTAATAAAAAGAGAAATCGATTCTTACAACATAGAAAAGCGATATGTCCGTAAAGATCAATCGGTTATTTGGGGAGATTTAAATGTTTCTTTATTACTAAATAAAGAAAATGAAATTATCAATGTAATTGGTGCTGTTAGTGATATTACAGAACGTAAAGACGCACAAAGAGAAACTAGAAACCTTAAAAAAGTAATTAAAAGCCTTGATTATATTGCAAAAGTTTTACAAATTGATTCTGTAGAAAATATTTCTGAAATTAATGAATCTATCAATTTAGTAAAATACATAGAAAAACAATCGGAAGATATTTTAAAAGCCAACAAAGCCAGAGAAGAACTTTTAACCAATTTAGAGCACAAAAATAGCGAGTTAAACAACTATGCACATATTGTTTCTCACGATTTAAAATCGCCTTTACGAAGCATTTATACCTTATTAAATTGGATTCAAGAAGAACCTGAAAATACATTAACTGAAGAAAGTAAAATGTACTCTCAATTGATTTTAGATAACCTAGAAAAAATGGAGTCTCTAATTACCGGAATTTTAAGTTATTCTAGTATAGACGATGATAAAATGGCTGAATACGATATTAACACGCACGACTTGGTTAATGAGATTGTAAAATTAATTCTAGTACCTAAATCTATCGAAATTAAAATAGATGCCAACCTTCCTATTATTAAAGGAAATAAGCATCGAATTCTTCAAGTGTTTCAAAACCTAATTCAGAATGCCATAAAAAGCATTACCAATGAAACGGGACAAATAGAAATCGGAGTAAAAGAAACTCCAGAATTTTGGGAATTCTACGTAAAAGATAGCGGAAAAGGAATTGAAGAAAAATACTTTAAAAAAATATTTGAGCTTTTTCAAAGTATTGATGACAGTGAAACAAAATCTGGAATTGGACTTTCTATTGTTAAAAAAGTCATCCATTTTTACAAAGGAAAAGTTTGGGTAGAAAGTGAAGTTGCCAAAGGAACTACTTTTTATTTTACACTTCCTAAAACGTCTAACTTGTAA
- a CDS encoding NAD(P)-dependent oxidoreductase codes for MKVTIIGAGGNIGQRITKEAATRNHELQLVTSKEKSFFNLKDITTKKADILDTDALAEIFKDSDVVISAYAPPAENTDLILEASKSLLEASKKANVRLISVGGAGSLKLSEDLDLVDSKDFPEAYKPAALSHRKVLKEVYLKENAVNWTNVSPSAYIFEGERTNKFRTAEDKLIANDKGESSISMEDFAVGIINEIENPKHIKKRFTIGY; via the coding sequence ATGAAAGTAACCATAATTGGAGCTGGTGGAAACATCGGACAAAGAATTACAAAAGAAGCAGCAACAAGAAATCATGAACTACAATTAGTAACTTCTAAAGAGAAAAGTTTTTTTAATTTGAAAGACATTACTACAAAAAAAGCAGATATTTTAGATACCGATGCCTTAGCAGAAATATTTAAAGATAGCGATGTAGTAATAAGTGCTTATGCTCCACCAGCAGAAAATACAGATTTAATTTTAGAAGCATCAAAATCTTTACTAGAGGCTTCTAAAAAAGCTAATGTTAGATTAATTTCTGTTGGTGGCGCTGGTAGTTTAAAACTAAGTGAAGATTTAGATTTAGTAGATTCTAAAGATTTTCCGGAAGCTTATAAACCTGCTGCGCTTTCACATAGAAAAGTTTTAAAAGAAGTGTATTTAAAAGAAAACGCTGTAAATTGGACAAACGTTTCTCCGTCTGCTTATATTTTTGAAGGAGAAAGAACCAATAAATTTAGAACCGCAGAAGATAAATTAATTGCAAATGATAAAGGAGAAAGCTCTATTTCTATGGAAGATTTCGCAGTAGGAATTATCAATGAAATAGAAAATCCTAAACATATAAAAAAACGTTTTACAATAGGATATTAA
- a CDS encoding Rrf2 family transcriptional regulator — protein sequence MIKTRFSIALHIMTLLALHKDDWLTSTYIAGSLNMNPVLVRKELKTLKEGGLVESKEGKNGGIKILKDAKNIRLSDIFNIIKGCDTVLSLLKNTPNPKCSVGKNINTKLVSIMNNIDTAISEELDKQTLEEFKNQF from the coding sequence TTGATTAAAACTCGTTTCTCTATCGCCTTACATATTATGACTTTATTGGCCTTACATAAAGACGATTGGTTAACATCTACCTATATAGCAGGAAGTTTAAACATGAATCCTGTATTGGTTAGAAAGGAGTTAAAAACGCTTAAAGAAGGAGGGCTTGTTGAGAGTAAAGAAGGTAAAAATGGTGGAATTAAAATACTAAAAGACGCTAAAAATATACGATTATCAGACATATTTAATATCATAAAAGGATGTGACACAGTTTTATCATTACTTAAAAACACACCAAACCCTAAGTGTTCGGTTGGTAAAAATATTAATACAAAATTAGTGTCTATAATGAACAACATAGATACTGCTATTAGTGAGGAACTAGATAAACAAACATTAGAAGAATTTAAAAATCAGTTTTGA
- a CDS encoding zinc-dependent peptidase: MLYIITIILLLFILYLSFRSNKKRKNISLQKVTIPTHWHAILLDNVLFYKNLTTNEQQEFCVKMFRFLEVTNVEAVHFKLEELDCLLIAASAIIPVFRFKNWQYTNLTTVLIYPDYFDEDLQFSDKTADRNIGGLVGTGRFENQMILSRKALHLGFSNKTDKGNTAIHEFIHLLDKADGVIDGIPAVLLDKPYTIPFLQLVHKEMEAINNNKSDIRNYGGTSEIEFLAVAGEYFFERPKLMKRKHPALYKMLDACFIKS, from the coding sequence ATGCTATATATAATCACCATTATTTTATTACTTTTTATTCTATACTTAAGTTTTAGGTCTAATAAAAAAAGAAAAAATATATCACTACAAAAAGTTACAATTCCTACACATTGGCATGCAATACTTTTAGACAATGTGTTGTTCTATAAAAACCTAACCACCAATGAGCAACAAGAATTTTGTGTTAAAATGTTCCGTTTTTTAGAAGTAACAAACGTAGAAGCAGTTCATTTTAAGCTAGAAGAATTAGATTGTTTGTTAATTGCAGCAAGTGCCATAATTCCGGTTTTTAGATTTAAAAATTGGCAGTACACCAACTTAACTACGGTTTTAATTTATCCTGATTATTTTGATGAAGATTTACAATTTAGCGATAAAACTGCCGATAGAAATATAGGTGGTTTGGTGGGTACAGGAAGGTTTGAAAATCAAATGATTCTGTCTAGAAAAGCCTTGCATCTTGGGTTTAGTAATAAAACGGACAAAGGAAACACTGCTATTCACGAATTTATTCATCTTTTAGATAAAGCAGATGGTGTTATAGATGGCATTCCGGCTGTTTTGTTAGACAAACCATATACCATTCCGTTTTTACAATTGGTACATAAAGAAATGGAGGCAATTAATAATAACAAATCGGATATTAGAAATTACGGTGGTACTTCTGAAATTGAATTTTTAGCCGTTGCAGGAGAATATTTTTTTGAAAGACCAAAGTTGATGAAAAGAAAACATCCAGCATTGTATAAAATGCTGGATGCTTGTTTTATAAAATCGTAA
- a CDS encoding thioredoxin family protein: MKIKIVTLFITALLAVNLQTSAQESTDVLLKNAQAIAKKEGKAIFIKFEASWCGWCHKMIKDMKAEHTKKFFADNYVMVPVVVKESKGKEHLENPGSTNLLKQYSGDTAGLPFWVILDADLKVITNSFDENGQNLGGPGTPEEVTVFINKIKKSAKKVTARDVENITNQFVMKK, encoded by the coding sequence ATGAAAATTAAAATTGTAACCCTTTTTATCACCGCATTATTAGCCGTTAATTTACAAACATCTGCACAAGAAAGTACCGATGTCTTATTAAAAAATGCACAAGCAATAGCTAAAAAAGAAGGGAAAGCTATTTTTATAAAATTTGAAGCCTCTTGGTGTGGTTGGTGTCATAAAATGATCAAAGATATGAAAGCGGAACATACCAAAAAATTCTTTGCAGACAATTATGTAATGGTGCCTGTAGTGGTTAAAGAATCTAAAGGAAAAGAACATTTAGAAAACCCAGGTTCTACCAATTTATTAAAGCAATACAGTGGTGATACAGCAGGTTTGCCTTTTTGGGTTATTTTAGATGCAGATTTAAAGGTAATTACCAATTCTTTTGATGAAAATGGTCAGAATTTAGGCGGTCCTGGAACCCCAGAAGAAGTAACCGTATTTATTAATAAGATAAAAAAATCTGCCAAAAAAGTTACGGCTAGAGATGTAGAAAATATTACAAATCAATTTGTGATGAAAAAATAA